In Fluviicola taffensis DSM 16823, the following are encoded in one genomic region:
- a CDS encoding efflux RND transporter periplasmic adaptor subunit has product MKILVHLIVIGFLLQACSNAETGNKSMKETPSNNQSNLIQLDSKQIKNGELVIGELITRNMHLSLQVTGVIDVHPNNSISVSAPLGGYLKKTDLIPGRKVKKGSVLAILEDQQYIQIQQDYLTAKNKLQLLESDYKRQKGLNETKVASDKTLQQVQSEYANQRILVRSLAEQLRLIGLVPEKLTENNLSRSIAIHSPISGYVSKVNINIGKYVTPSEVLFELINPEDVCVNLTVFENDSYRIGIGQNVKLKSNSNLEKEYSATIELISPNIDANRSIQVHAKMNQKTTDLQPGTFVNAEIELNDTPVLCIPSDALVKWENKEYLFVEEQIGVYRMIPVETGISNEGFTEIKSKLHHPKIVLKNAYTLLMKLKNNED; this is encoded by the coding sequence ATGAAAATACTTGTTCATCTTATAGTAATCGGATTTCTACTCCAAGCTTGCAGCAATGCCGAAACTGGAAATAAATCCATGAAGGAAACACCTTCAAACAACCAAAGTAACCTCATTCAGTTAGATTCAAAGCAAATTAAAAATGGGGAACTTGTAATTGGAGAACTAATAACACGCAATATGCACCTTTCCCTTCAAGTAACTGGAGTGATCGACGTACATCCAAACAATAGCATTTCGGTAAGTGCACCTTTGGGTGGTTATCTGAAGAAAACGGATCTAATCCCTGGAAGGAAAGTGAAAAAAGGAAGTGTTTTAGCCATTTTAGAAGATCAACAATACATTCAGATCCAACAAGATTATTTGACCGCCAAAAACAAATTGCAATTATTAGAATCCGATTACAAGCGCCAAAAAGGATTGAACGAAACAAAAGTTGCGAGCGACAAAACCTTGCAACAGGTTCAAAGTGAATATGCAAATCAGCGAATTTTGGTGCGTTCTTTAGCAGAACAATTGCGCTTAATTGGATTAGTTCCTGAAAAACTGACTGAAAACAACCTTTCCAGAAGTATTGCAATTCACTCACCTATTTCAGGATATGTTTCCAAGGTCAATATCAATATTGGGAAATATGTGACTCCTTCAGAAGTACTTTTCGAATTAATTAATCCTGAAGATGTCTGTGTAAACCTAACCGTTTTTGAAAATGATAGTTATCGGATTGGAATCGGGCAAAACGTAAAGCTAAAATCAAACAGCAATCTGGAAAAGGAATATTCAGCAACAATCGAATTGATTTCCCCCAATATTGATGCAAATCGAAGCATTCAAGTTCATGCCAAAATGAATCAAAAAACGACTGATTTGCAACCCGGAACTTTTGTAAATGCGGAAATTGAACTAAATGATACTCCAGTGCTTTGCATTCCTTCTGATGCACTTGTGAAATGGGAAAATAAAGAGTATCTTTTTGTGGAAGAACAAATTGGTGTTTATAGAATGATCCCTGTTGAAACGGGAATTTCCAATGAAGGATTTACCGAAATCAAGTCCAAACTTCATCACCCAAAAATTGTACTAAAAAACGCCTATACCCTTCTGATGAAATTAAAAAATAATGAAGACTAA